The Litchfieldia alkalitelluris genome has a window encoding:
- a CDS encoding flavin-containing monooxygenase — MTISHEGNPNEYVDAVVIGAGFSGLYMLHRLREAGFSTKVYEAADGVGGTWYWNRYPGARCDSESIYYNYTFSEELYREWTWSSRYPEQPEILKYLNFVADKLELRPDIQFNTRVLGAHYDEETKRWNIELNDGNTVSAKYFITGVGCLSASNIPNFKGLDQFKGDWYHTGHWPHEKVDFSGKRVGIVGTGSSGVQAIPVIAAEAAHVTVFQRTPQYSAPARNHPYDLEYIEKAKENFHEIKKQMRESIGGQPMVPPTKSALEVSQEERNQKYDEAWQNGGLGIFTAYYDITVTEEANETAAEYIRSKIKETVHNPDVAQKLLPSYYYGTKRPIIDTNYYETYNRENVSLVDVKSQPIVEITEKGVKTTEDEYELDVLVFATGFDGMTGPLLKLDIRGKGGVSLKEKWQGGEQTRTYLGVANAGFPNFFMITGPESPSVLSNMPVSIEQHVEWIGDCIDYMKEKGYETIEANVEAEEEWSKHCREVAEATLFTKTESWYMGANIPNKPRRFLIYLGGVGVYRQKCDEIAKKGYEGFSFEHTSASVIQ, encoded by the coding sequence ATGACTATTTCTCATGAAGGTAATCCTAACGAGTACGTTGATGCAGTCGTGATTGGTGCTGGTTTTTCGGGGTTATACATGCTTCATCGCTTACGTGAAGCAGGATTCTCTACAAAAGTATACGAGGCAGCAGATGGGGTGGGTGGTACATGGTATTGGAATCGCTATCCAGGTGCTCGTTGTGATTCAGAGAGTATTTACTACAATTACACGTTTTCAGAAGAACTTTACCGTGAATGGACATGGTCATCAAGATACCCTGAGCAGCCGGAAATTTTAAAATACTTAAATTTTGTTGCTGATAAATTAGAATTACGACCAGATATTCAGTTTAATACTCGGGTGCTTGGTGCTCACTATGACGAAGAGACGAAAAGATGGAACATTGAATTGAATGACGGAAATACGGTATCAGCCAAATATTTTATCACGGGTGTTGGATGTTTATCGGCCTCCAATATTCCTAACTTTAAAGGCCTAGACCAATTCAAAGGGGACTGGTATCATACAGGGCATTGGCCACACGAAAAGGTTGATTTTTCTGGTAAGAGAGTAGGAATTGTTGGGACTGGATCGAGTGGTGTCCAAGCGATACCAGTGATCGCGGCAGAGGCAGCTCACGTGACTGTTTTTCAACGCACACCGCAATATAGTGCACCTGCAAGAAATCATCCTTATGACTTAGAATATATAGAAAAAGCGAAAGAAAATTTTCATGAAATAAAAAAACAGATGCGCGAATCAATTGGTGGACAGCCGATGGTACCACCTACAAAATCAGCGCTTGAAGTTTCTCAAGAAGAACGAAATCAAAAATATGACGAAGCGTGGCAAAATGGTGGATTAGGTATTTTTACTGCCTACTATGATATTACCGTTACCGAAGAAGCAAATGAAACAGCAGCGGAATATATTCGCTCCAAGATTAAGGAGACGGTCCATAATCCAGATGTTGCCCAAAAGCTGCTACCTTCCTACTATTATGGAACAAAACGGCCGATCATTGATACAAATTATTATGAGACATATAACCGTGAAAATGTAAGTTTAGTAGATGTAAAAAGTCAACCAATTGTAGAAATTACCGAAAAGGGAGTCAAAACAACAGAAGACGAGTATGAGCTAGATGTCCTTGTTTTTGCCACAGGATTTGACGGTATGACAGGACCATTATTAAAACTAGATATTCGTGGAAAGGGTGGAGTTTCACTAAAAGAAAAATGGCAGGGTGGAGAGCAAACGAGAACCTATCTAGGAGTGGCAAATGCCGGATTTCCTAACTTCTTTATGATAACCGGCCCAGAAAGCCCATCCGTATTAAGTAACATGCCAGTTTCGATTGAACAGCACGTAGAATGGATTGGTGATTGCATCGACTATATGAAGGAAAAAGGGTATGAAACGATTGAAGCAAATGTAGAGGCTGAAGAAGAATGGAGCAAGCATTGTCGTGAAGTGGCAGAGGCAACCCTCTTCACAAAAACGGAATCCTGGTACATGGGTGCTAATATTCCGAATAAACCTAGACGCTTCCTCATTTACTTAGGTGGTGTAGGGGTATATCGTCAGAAGTGTGATGAGATTGCGAAGAAGGGGTATGAAGGATTTAGTTTTGAACATACATCGGCATCGGTAATACAATAG
- a CDS encoding urease subunit beta, protein MIPGEYRLQKEAIVCNEHKQSKKLQILNRGDRPIQIGSHFHFFEVNSGLHFDREQAFGMHLNIPAGTAVRFEPGDQKEVELVPFSGEQKVYGLNNKTNGPVGKEVD, encoded by the coding sequence ATGATTCCTGGCGAGTATAGATTGCAAAAAGAAGCGATTGTATGCAACGAACATAAACAATCGAAGAAACTTCAAATCCTCAATCGAGGTGACCGCCCGATTCAAATAGGATCACATTTTCATTTTTTTGAAGTGAATTCAGGGTTGCACTTTGATCGTGAACAAGCGTTTGGAATGCACCTTAATATTCCAGCAGGTACTGCTGTACGTTTTGAACCTGGAGATCAAAAGGAAGTAGAGCTTGTGCCGTTTTCGGGTGAACAAAAGGTCTACGGTTTAAATAACAAGACAAATGGTCCGGTAGGTAAGGAGGTCGACTAA
- a CDS encoding YheC/YheD family protein encodes MILIGMLHHRQDPNTVIKSYAYAAVAKAEGVNFIYFTPGMVDSENKKINGLILENGKWKKQKSRFPDVIYNDGSPEKLAKSKEVIKELQNEGIPFTTHSIGNKWSVYQRIKASKKLVQYLIPSEIINNIGGFYHFTHAFEEVVVKPTDGRKGQGIYFIKIVDEGFKVTQDQTDRILSKKKMNRLVTSWVENGHYLIQPYISSKTKSGQVFDLRLHAQKNGEGKWVITTIYPRIAPRGTIVTNINNGGNTNYLEPFLKQEFPENHYDLKRTLEYFTIALAEHLDYLQVTHFNELIDEIGIDVGLDENQKIWIYEVNWRPGCPPAFYLELDVVTNDIQYAIYLANNKHVVNAEMEAIKKKNKNQQSKFPIVAVTGSAGKTTTKAFLASILEKRWTTFESKDYWNITDHTKKHAEELADPSYQAAVLKYGMDYPSVISEHCKIIQPNISIVTNIGIAHIANFNGEIKGIAHASELIHGMDQTGILVVNQDDENSRLLETNEFKGRIITTGIQSDAEYRAYDLKYMELGMKFKVKLHDQEYSFFIPILGEHHVYNALNAIAVADTLGLSPIDIKWGLLFSMPA; translated from the coding sequence ATGATATTAATAGGGATGCTCCATCATCGGCAAGATCCTAATACCGTTATTAAATCTTATGCATATGCAGCCGTTGCAAAAGCGGAAGGAGTTAACTTTATTTATTTTACTCCTGGGATGGTAGATTCGGAGAATAAAAAAATCAACGGCTTAATCCTTGAAAATGGAAAGTGGAAAAAGCAAAAAAGTAGATTTCCAGATGTAATTTATAATGATGGAAGTCCAGAAAAGCTTGCTAAATCCAAGGAGGTGATAAAGGAACTTCAAAATGAAGGAATTCCTTTTACAACACACTCTATAGGGAATAAATGGTCAGTTTATCAACGTATTAAAGCAAGCAAAAAGCTTGTTCAATATCTAATCCCTTCGGAAATCATCAACAATATTGGTGGTTTTTATCATTTTACACATGCGTTTGAAGAAGTTGTTGTTAAACCTACGGATGGTCGAAAAGGGCAAGGAATCTATTTTATTAAAATTGTAGATGAAGGATTTAAAGTAACCCAGGATCAAACCGATCGAATTTTATCAAAGAAAAAAATGAACCGCTTGGTTACATCTTGGGTGGAAAATGGGCATTATCTTATACAACCATATATTTCTAGTAAAACAAAATCTGGTCAAGTATTCGATCTACGTCTACATGCCCAAAAAAACGGTGAGGGAAAATGGGTAATCACTACTATATATCCACGAATTGCTCCTCGTGGAACCATTGTTACGAATATAAATAATGGAGGAAACACAAATTATCTAGAGCCTTTTTTAAAACAGGAATTTCCAGAAAATCATTATGATCTAAAACGGACATTAGAATATTTCACCATTGCTCTAGCTGAACATCTAGACTATTTACAAGTCACGCACTTTAATGAGTTAATAGATGAAATAGGGATTGATGTGGGATTAGATGAAAATCAAAAAATCTGGATTTATGAAGTCAATTGGCGACCAGGGTGTCCACCAGCTTTTTACTTGGAATTAGATGTTGTTACTAATGATATCCAATATGCTATTTATTTAGCGAATAATAAACATGTTGTTAATGCTGAAATGGAAGCGATTAAAAAGAAAAATAAAAATCAGCAAAGTAAATTCCCAATTGTAGCTGTAACAGGTAGTGCAGGGAAAACTACAACGAAAGCATTTTTAGCATCTATTTTGGAAAAAAGATGGACTACTTTTGAATCTAAGGATTATTGGAATATAACAGATCATACCAAAAAACATGCAGAGGAATTGGCAGACCCATCTTATCAAGCAGCCGTTCTGAAATATGGGATGGACTATCCAAGTGTCATTTCAGAGCACTGTAAAATCATTCAACCGAATATTAGTATTGTAACAAATATAGGGATTGCTCATATCGCGAATTTTAATGGTGAAATAAAAGGAATTGCCCATGCATCAGAGTTGATCCATGGTATGGATCAAACAGGAATTTTAGTTGTTAATCAAGATGACGAGAATTCTCGCCTCTTAGAAACAAATGAGTTTAAGGGAAGAATTATAACAACAGGTATTCAAAGTGATGCGGAATATCGAGCATATGATTTAAAATATATGGAGTTAGGGATGAAATTTAAGGTGAAATTACATGATCAGGAATATTCATTTTTTATTCCAATTCTAGGTGAGCACCATGTCTATAATGCATTAAATGCAATCGCAGTCGCAGATACTCTTGGGCTTTCCCCGATTGATATTAAGTGGGGCTTATTGTTTAGTATGCCAGCATAA
- a CDS encoding IclR family transcriptional regulator, whose protein sequence is MLKTLSLSLEVLRMFTKTKPTWGGRELAAELKENHTKIYRILETLEQHGFLIKNNETKKYSLGFAVWELGNTLSENFYMNDLIHPILEKINTSTGESVFLTLLDGEEGLTLDAVEAKTTIRFSVSVGSRAPLYAGASYRSILAHMPSEFIDSYLEKKLTKYTEKTMVDPDVIRADLGRILEKGYAISEGEYTEEVVAVAIPIFHKGKVIASLTVSGPNYRIKEEQIELFVKELLSAKEELNNVIDKYGSNFGLS, encoded by the coding sequence ATGTTAAAAACATTAAGCCTTTCTTTAGAGGTATTGAGGATGTTTACAAAAACGAAACCAACATGGGGTGGAAGGGAATTAGCCGCAGAACTAAAGGAAAACCATACGAAAATTTATCGTATTTTAGAAACGTTGGAGCAGCATGGTTTTCTAATTAAAAATAATGAAACCAAGAAGTATTCACTTGGATTTGCTGTATGGGAACTAGGGAACACTTTATCTGAAAACTTTTATATGAATGATTTAATACACCCGATTTTAGAAAAAATTAATACAAGTACAGGTGAATCTGTCTTCTTAACACTTTTAGATGGTGAAGAAGGCCTCACTTTAGATGCCGTGGAAGCTAAAACTACAATAAGGTTCTCCGTCTCAGTTGGGAGCAGGGCTCCTTTATATGCTGGAGCATCCTACCGTTCTATATTAGCCCATATGCCGTCAGAATTTATAGACAGTTATTTGGAGAAAAAGCTAACAAAATACACAGAAAAAACGATGGTAGACCCTGATGTCATTAGAGCAGATTTAGGAAGGATTTTGGAAAAAGGTTATGCAATTAGTGAAGGTGAATATACGGAAGAGGTAGTTGCTGTTGCAATTCCTATTTTTCATAAAGGAAAGGTTATCGCCTCTTTAACCGTATCAGGACCTAATTACAGAATAAAGGAAGAACAAATCGAATTATTTGTCAAAGAGTTATTAAGCGCAAAAGAAGAACTTAATAATGTGATAGACAAATACGGATCAAATTTTGGATTATCCTAA
- a CDS encoding response regulator transcription factor, whose amino-acid sequence MTDQTTLLEKFMKLEETESHEEKLYKVLEVYMSAYPVLNAYLFRYSPLGHVGEGVILLNSSGLVHINEIRDDIRTLPIIHSSILERKAKFCSGLEFLKQTSSKYIITSNVKSVVVVPICFGSVVIGYICSNIFKQNANIDDKILSSLTEYGRRVGKYLEQHNSWDQSSQLSKRELEVMKKISWGESTKEMAHAMHISEDTVKQYVKSAIKKLGVYNRPHAVSELLRRGIIS is encoded by the coding sequence TTGACAGATCAGACTACCTTATTAGAAAAGTTTATGAAGCTAGAAGAAACCGAAAGTCATGAAGAAAAGCTTTATAAAGTACTTGAAGTGTATATGTCAGCTTACCCTGTATTAAATGCTTACTTATTTCGCTACTCTCCATTAGGGCATGTAGGGGAAGGTGTTATTTTATTAAATTCATCTGGTTTAGTACATATTAACGAAATAAGAGATGATATTAGAACATTACCGATCATCCATTCCTCCATCTTAGAACGAAAAGCCAAATTTTGCTCCGGACTTGAATTCCTTAAACAAACAAGTAGTAAATACATTATTACCTCAAATGTAAAATCCGTGGTTGTCGTGCCCATCTGTTTTGGCTCAGTAGTCATTGGCTATATTTGTAGTAATATCTTTAAACAAAACGCAAACATCGATGATAAAATACTCTCCTCTCTCACAGAATATGGACGTCGTGTTGGAAAATATCTCGAACAACATAATAGCTGGGATCAATCAAGTCAATTAAGTAAACGAGAGTTAGAAGTTATGAAAAAAATTTCATGGGGAGAAAGTACAAAGGAAATGGCTCATGCCATGCATATTAGTGAAGATACAGTTAAACAGTATGTAAAGTCTGCCATAAAAAAACTTGGCGTATATAATCGTCCACATGCAGTTAGTGAACTTTTAAGAAGAGGGATTATTTCTTGA
- a CDS encoding urease subunit gamma, giving the protein MKLTSREMEKLMVVVAADLARRRQKRGLKLNYPEAVAIITYEVLEGARDGKTVAQLMQYGATILAREDVMEGVPEMIHDIQVEATFPDGTKLVTVHDPIR; this is encoded by the coding sequence ATGAAACTCACTTCGCGGGAAATGGAGAAATTGATGGTGGTCGTTGCTGCTGATTTAGCACGGCGTCGGCAAAAGAGAGGATTGAAGCTTAATTATCCTGAAGCTGTCGCGATTATTACATATGAAGTTCTTGAAGGTGCACGAGATGGAAAGACAGTTGCTCAGTTGATGCAGTATGGTGCAACGATTTTAGCAAGAGAAGATGTGATGGAGGGTGTTCCTGAAATGATTCATGATATTCAGGTGGAGGCAACCTTTCCTGATGGTACAAAGCTTGTGACAGTGCATGACCCAATTCGGTAA
- the ureC gene encoding urease subunit alpha, producing MSFKMSRKQYADMFGPTVGDAVRLADTELFIEIEKDYTTYGDEVKFGGGKVIRDGMGQHPLATRAESVDLVFTNAIIVDYTGIYKADIGVKDGYIAAIGKAGNPLLMDKVDIVIGASTEVIAAEGKIVTAGGIDAHIHFIAPQQIETALSSGITTMLGGGTGPATGTNATTCTPGPWNIHGMLLAAEEYPMNLGFLGKGNSSDIKPLIEQVEAGAIGLKLHEDWGTTAATIDASLKVADQYDIQVAIHTDTLNEGGFVEDTIAAIGGRVIHTYHTEGAGGGHAPDIIKAAGYSNILPSSTNPTRPFTVNTLEEHLDMLMVCHHLDPSVPEDVAFADSRIRKETIAAEDILHDLGVFSMISSDSQAMGRVGEVISRTWQTADKMKKQRGKLKGDLEVGDNFRVKRYIAKYTINPAIVHGISEYVGSVEVGKFADVVLWDPAFFGVKPDLILKGGMIAHSIMGDPNASIPTPQPVLYRPMFASHGSLKYRSCITFISKTAYENGIHKELGLQKEIKFVSGIRSISKKSMVFNDATPEIEVDPQTYEVRVDGELMTCEPAEVVPMAQRYFLF from the coding sequence ATGAGTTTTAAAATGTCAAGGAAGCAGTATGCTGACATGTTTGGTCCAACAGTTGGGGATGCCGTCCGTTTAGCAGATACCGAACTATTTATTGAGATCGAAAAAGACTATACCACATATGGAGACGAAGTGAAGTTTGGTGGGGGCAAGGTGATCCGGGATGGAATGGGACAGCATCCTTTGGCCACTAGAGCTGAGAGTGTTGATTTAGTTTTCACCAACGCCATTATCGTCGATTATACAGGCATTTATAAAGCAGACATTGGTGTGAAGGATGGTTATATTGCTGCGATCGGTAAAGCGGGAAACCCATTATTGATGGACAAGGTTGATATTGTGATTGGAGCTTCAACCGAAGTCATTGCTGCAGAGGGGAAAATTGTAACTGCTGGCGGGATTGATGCACATATTCACTTTATTGCTCCACAACAAATTGAGACGGCGCTTTCCTCTGGGATTACAACGATGTTAGGTGGTGGTACAGGTCCTGCAACAGGAACAAATGCAACAACTTGTACACCAGGACCTTGGAATATTCATGGAATGCTTCTCGCTGCAGAGGAATACCCTATGAATCTAGGATTCTTAGGAAAGGGAAACTCTTCAGATATAAAACCTCTTATCGAACAGGTAGAGGCAGGGGCAATTGGTTTAAAACTTCATGAAGATTGGGGAACAACTGCTGCAACAATTGATGCTAGTTTAAAAGTCGCGGATCAATATGATATTCAAGTAGCCATCCACACAGATACCTTAAATGAAGGTGGTTTTGTAGAAGATACCATAGCTGCTATTGGTGGTCGAGTCATTCATACATACCATACCGAGGGTGCTGGAGGAGGACATGCTCCAGATATCATTAAAGCAGCTGGTTATTCTAATATTCTTCCTTCTTCCACAAATCCGACCCGTCCATTTACAGTTAACACACTTGAAGAACACCTCGATATGCTCATGGTTTGTCATCACTTGGATCCGAGTGTCCCGGAGGATGTTGCGTTTGCCGATTCAAGAATTAGAAAAGAAACGATTGCAGCTGAAGATATTTTACATGACTTAGGTGTGTTCAGTATGATTTCATCGGACTCACAGGCAATGGGGCGGGTTGGTGAGGTGATTTCCCGTACGTGGCAAACAGCCGATAAAATGAAGAAGCAACGAGGCAAGCTGAAAGGGGACCTCGAAGTAGGAGATAACTTTCGAGTAAAAAGATATATTGCCAAATACACAATTAATCCAGCGATTGTACATGGTATCTCGGAATATGTGGGCTCTGTGGAGGTTGGTAAATTTGCAGATGTAGTTTTATGGGATCCAGCATTCTTTGGAGTGAAACCAGATCTTATTTTAAAGGGTGGAATGATTGCCCATAGTATCATGGGTGACCCGAACGCAAGTATTCCTACTCCTCAGCCTGTGTTATATCGCCCAATGTTTGCAAGTCATGGGAGCTTAAAATATCGGTCATGCATAACATTCATTTCTAAGACTGCATATGAAAACGGGATTCATAAGGAATTAGGTCTTCAAAAAGAAATTAAGTTTGTTTCGGGCATCCGAAGCATATCAAAAAAATCAATGGTGTTTAATGATGCGACACCAGAAATTGAAGTGGATCCACAAACATACGAAGTTCGGGTGGATGGGGAATTAATGACATGTGAACCTGCTGAGGTTGTTCCAATGGCTCAGCGTTATTTCTTATTTTGA
- a CDS encoding ATP-grasp domain-containing protein, with protein METIIFIGVNKSGSSREAIKAAERLGYYTVLFTNRKKQLIQREQYPDVHQMILTDTVDLLEMKKHLKTLQQRGHEICLITSFVDQNVHTATILADEYCQNVLSKKAIEIMENKEQTRTFFEEESFTPNFVLLSPIQNVDTIFLHNKLSFPLMLKSPKSGGSKDAILVENMEQLRYEVKGLRELYPEETFIIEEFIVGDQYLVEAIVYQSRIIPIAVIEQEITKGMRFIVTGYGVMSEIPIHIEREVTKVVKGVVNKLEIKNGGLHLEMRLTEQGMKLIEVNPRISGGAMNDMLEAAFGFSLVEETLKLYLGQAPALTKRRNLAVYTKYVIIPNHGILKKVTGKGRAKHSIGVVKVYVKPKKGTFLHPPLSMGHRYAYVIASAQSLVEAEKLAVQGANEIEFHLEKDETPLKGLDVEHKYAQLQTNEIRSKEE; from the coding sequence ATGGAAACGATTATTTTTATAGGTGTTAATAAGTCTGGTTCTAGTAGAGAAGCGATTAAAGCAGCCGAACGGCTAGGGTATTACACCGTTCTCTTTACCAATCGAAAAAAGCAACTCATCCAACGTGAGCAATATCCAGACGTACATCAAATGATTTTGACTGATACGGTGGACTTACTTGAGATGAAAAAGCATCTGAAAACACTTCAGCAACGAGGTCATGAGATCTGCTTGATTACTAGTTTTGTTGATCAGAATGTTCACACAGCTACGATTCTAGCAGATGAGTATTGCCAAAATGTTCTTTCTAAGAAAGCCATTGAAATTATGGAAAATAAAGAACAGACAAGAACCTTTTTCGAAGAGGAATCTTTTACGCCTAACTTCGTGTTACTATCCCCCATACAAAATGTAGACACTATTTTTTTGCACAATAAATTATCTTTTCCACTCATGCTTAAATCACCAAAATCAGGCGGTTCTAAAGACGCAATACTAGTAGAAAATATGGAGCAATTACGTTATGAAGTGAAAGGTTTAAGGGAGCTGTATCCTGAAGAAACCTTTATTATTGAAGAATTCATCGTTGGTGATCAGTATCTAGTGGAAGCCATTGTCTACCAATCTAGAATAATCCCGATTGCTGTCATTGAGCAGGAAATTACGAAAGGAATGAGATTCATTGTAACAGGTTATGGAGTGATGTCTGAGATACCAATCCATATAGAAAGAGAAGTAACAAAGGTTGTAAAAGGAGTTGTGAATAAACTGGAAATAAAAAACGGTGGACTTCATCTTGAAATGAGGTTAACCGAGCAAGGAATGAAACTAATTGAGGTTAATCCAAGAATATCTGGTGGAGCCATGAACGATATGCTGGAAGCTGCCTTTGGTTTTAGCTTAGTCGAAGAAACGTTAAAGCTCTACTTAGGGCAAGCACCAGCGTTAACGAAAAGAAGAAATCTAGCAGTTTATACAAAATACGTCATTATACCAAACCATGGAATTCTAAAAAAAGTCACAGGAAAAGGAAGAGCAAAACACTCGATAGGTGTCGTGAAGGTCTATGTGAAACCAAAAAAAGGTACATTCTTACATCCCCCTTTATCGATGGGACACAGGTATGCATATGTAATCGCATCGGCTCAATCATTAGTCGAAGCTGAAAAATTAGCAGTTCAAGGTGCTAATGAAATAGAGTTTCACTTGGAAAAGGATGAAACACCATTAAAGGGTCTCGATGTTGAACATAAATATGCACAATTACAAACTAACGAGATAAGGAGTAAGGAGGAATAG
- a CDS encoding alpha/beta hydrolase, with translation MGNLNEQSKTYLEMFSQMPALQSLDAQTVRDMFAMAPPVEVELAPLAKVEDRLIPVGGDDEINVRIYTPEGQGPFPLFVYYHGGGWVLGDIATSDATCRMIANKTNRIVVSVDYRLAPEFKFPVPVEDSYAALQWVNENANEINGSATNVVVGGDSAGGNLAAVVAMKSRDENGPAIAGQILIYPVTDLSYSSGSYKEFEQGFGLDRDLMIWFGDYYIRSEEDAKNVYIAPLQAADLSNLPPAFVLTAENDVLRDEGHAYAARLKEAGVNVETSCEPGLVHGFFTNMAVFPDHIKASIDKMSAFLSEIDQQVSRV, from the coding sequence ATGGGAAATTTAAATGAACAATCAAAAACATACTTGGAGATGTTTAGTCAAATGCCAGCGCTACAATCGTTAGATGCTCAAACGGTTAGAGATATGTTTGCAATGGCTCCACCTGTAGAAGTAGAGCTTGCACCACTAGCAAAGGTAGAAGATCGCCTTATTCCGGTTGGAGGTGATGATGAAATTAATGTGAGAATTTATACGCCTGAAGGTCAAGGTCCGTTTCCTTTATTTGTTTATTATCACGGTGGAGGTTGGGTTCTCGGAGACATTGCCACATCTGATGCAACTTGTAGAATGATTGCCAATAAAACGAATCGAATTGTCGTTTCAGTTGATTATCGACTAGCTCCTGAATTTAAGTTCCCTGTACCAGTGGAGGATTCCTATGCTGCGTTACAATGGGTCAATGAAAATGCTAATGAAATAAATGGAAGCGCTACCAATGTTGTTGTAGGTGGAGATAGTGCTGGTGGGAATTTAGCGGCAGTGGTCGCCATGAAATCTCGTGATGAAAATGGTCCGGCAATTGCAGGTCAAATCCTTATCTATCCTGTAACAGATCTTAGCTATAGTTCTGGTTCCTACAAAGAATTTGAACAAGGGTTTGGTTTAGATCGCGATCTAATGATTTGGTTTGGAGATTACTATATTCGTTCGGAAGAAGATGCTAAAAACGTTTATATAGCACCGCTACAAGCGGCGGATTTGAGTAACTTACCACCAGCGTTTGTTTTAACTGCTGAAAATGATGTGCTCCGAGATGAAGGGCACGCATATGCAGCTCGTTTAAAAGAAGCAGGGGTAAACGTGGAAACATCTTGTGAGCCTGGACTTGTGCATGGTTTCTTCACAAATATGGCTGTATTCCCTGATCATATTAAAGCTTCTATTGATAAAATGTCAGCTTTTTTAAGTGAAATTGATCAACAGGTTAGTAGAGTATAA
- a CDS encoding M20 family metallopeptidase, with protein MTTNKDELKSLLIQAVEDHKEELIDLCSQLIKIPSENPPGDSTEITTYIDEYLKNAGAETSWYESAEKMYNLVSTIGEHRDGKHLIYCGHSDVVPTGDHSKWDFSPTSGEVVDGWLLGRGASDMKAGLGGLIYTFALLKKMNIELPGQLTLAIVPDEETGGEFGVPWLLEKQLIQGDGCLIAEPSSRFNPTIGQKGSYWFKLKVYGEPGHGSLSPLAGNNAIINMIDAINEIRKLWELEIEIPDEVKPLIEKSKRYMREVEKDRERFQPVLEHVTVNIGKIQGGTKSNMIPESCEVEIDCRLPFGITQDDVTAFLHDKLGALGIEYEITRFGFRSNANHTSAEDPVCRAIIDNITYVTGHEAYGVMQWASSDARHFRDHNIPVLQYGPAYLPSIHGYNEKVKVEDVVRCCKVYIAAVIDYLYE; from the coding sequence ATGACGACAAATAAGGATGAACTTAAATCTCTTTTAATTCAAGCTGTAGAAGATCATAAAGAAGAATTAATCGATTTATGTAGTCAATTAATCAAAATTCCAAGTGAAAACCCTCCAGGTGATTCAACAGAAATCACCACATACATAGATGAATATTTAAAAAATGCTGGTGCTGAAACGTCTTGGTATGAATCCGCCGAAAAAATGTATAATTTAGTTTCGACAATTGGTGAACATCGTGACGGAAAACATTTGATTTATTGTGGACACTCAGATGTCGTGCCAACAGGTGACCACTCTAAATGGGATTTCAGCCCTACTTCTGGTGAAGTTGTAGATGGTTGGTTGCTTGGACGAGGGGCAAGTGATATGAAAGCTGGATTAGGCGGCCTCATTTATACATTTGCGCTTTTAAAGAAAATGAACATTGAATTACCTGGTCAATTAACATTAGCAATTGTTCCAGATGAAGAAACAGGTGGAGAGTTCGGGGTACCTTGGCTTTTAGAGAAACAACTTATTCAAGGTGATGGTTGTTTAATAGCAGAACCTTCCTCTCGATTTAACCCAACGATTGGTCAGAAGGGCTCCTATTGGTTCAAGCTTAAGGTGTATGGTGAACCAGGTCATGGTAGTTTATCACCTTTAGCTGGAAATAATGCTATTATAAATATGATTGATGCGATAAATGAAATTCGTAAATTGTGGGAACTTGAAATTGAAATACCTGATGAAGTGAAGCCACTAATAGAAAAATCAAAGCGATACATGAGAGAAGTAGAAAAAGACCGGGAACGATTCCAACCGGTTTTGGAACATGTTACGGTTAATATCGGAAAAATCCAAGGCGGGACAAAATCGAATATGATTCCTGAAAGTTGTGAGGTCGAAATTGATTGTAGACTTCCATTTGGTATCACTCAAGATGATGTGACTGCATTTTTACATGATAAACTAGGTGCACTAGGAATTGAATATGAAATTACTAGATTTGGATTTCGTAGCAATGCCAACCACACAAGTGCGGAAGATCCTGTGTGTCGAGCAATCATTGACAATATTACTTATGTAACAGGACATGAAGCATATGGTGTGATGCAATGGGCTAGTAGTGATGCAAGACATTTCAGAGATCACAACATACCTGTCCTTCAATATGGGCCAGCTTATTTACCAAGTATTCATGGATATAATGAGAAAGTAAAGGTAGAAGATGTTGTAAGATGCTGCAAAGTCTACATTGCAGCTGTTATAGATTACTTATACGAATAG